The genomic DNA CCAGTTCGGGGTCGCGGCGGTCCTTCGTGTCGACGACGTGGATGCGCGAGGAGCGCTGGCCCGGGATGACCAGGTGGCGTCGCTCCAGGCCGCCGACGTGGCACGAGGAGGAGCAGGCGTTCCACCCGAAGTGGTGGAGTTCGTCGCCCCGGTTGGGCATCTCCACCCGGTCGACGACCTCCGCGTACGTCGCCGAGTCCGGGTCGAGGTCGACGACCGCCAGGAAGTCCGGCGCGTCGATGTCGGTCCCGACGTACAGGCCCATCACGTACGCCAGCTCCTCGGGTTCGGACTCCTCGATGGCCGCCTGCGGCGTCGTGTAGCCGGGGCCCTCGTGGTCGTGGTCGTGGTCGTGGTGTGCGTGCTCGGTGCCGCTATCGTGTCCCGTGCTGTTCATACTCACGATTCCACCAGCCCGGGTTCTGACTCCGGGGGTTCAGGAAACGGTTTCCTACGGATGGAACCCATCTCGATACCGGGTCCTGTCCACCTCTCCCGGTCCGGGCGGGACGGTGGGGCGGGGGCCCGCTCTCACCGGTTCACGACCAGCAGCGCCACGCGCTCGTGGACCAGTGCGGGCAGGTCGGCGTCGGTCGCCGCCAGCTCGGCGTCCTCGATGTCGAAGAACGCCCGGACCCGGGCCGGGTCGTAGTCGCCCAGCGTCTCCGCCGGTTCGAGCAGCGCCCGGACGGCGTCGGCGGCGGCCGCCTCGTCGCCGTCCTCGCCCTCCGCGTCGAGCAGGACGACGGCGGGCGTCGCGCCGGGGCCGACGCCCAGCTCCAGGGCCCGGTCGATCTGCCGGCGACCGGCTGCGTACAGCAGCACCTCGACCGCGCGGTCCCGCGCGATGCCCTCGCCGCGCGCGCGCTCGCGGTCGGCGAGTTCGAGCGCCCGTTCGAGGTGCTCGCGGCCCGTGACGAGGCCCGCGTCGAACGCCTGCACGGTCACGCCGTGCTCGCTCGCGACCTCGTCCAGCCGGGCGACCAGCGCGTCCACGTCGTCGAAGACGGGGGCCGTTTCGGGTGCGCTCGCCTCCGCCGCCCGGTCGTTCCCGCCCGCGACGTGGACGATGCCCTCGACGAGCCGCATCAGAACTCACCCAGGCTGGTCTGGTCCTCGTCGTCGGCGTCGTCCACCACGGGCGCGGCGTCGGGGTCCGGCTCCACGTCCGCCATGTCGGGGTCGGTGTGCCCGGCGTTCTCGAGGACGCTCTCGGCGGTCTTCTCGCGGCCCCGGAGCGCCCCGAGGACGACCGGCTTGTTGGCGTTCCGCAGCGCCTCGCGGTCCTCGATGCCGGCCTCGAACAGCCGGCGGGCGCGCTTGCGCCCGACGCCGCGCACGCCCGCGAGGTCGACGAGCTCCTCGCGGACGCCGTGCTGGACGCGGACCCGTGCCTCCCGGACCGCGGGCGCGATGCCGAGGTCGAGTTCGGCCGCCAGCTGCTCGGCGGCGCCCAGCAACCACTCGGCGGTGTCGACCTTCCCGCGGATGTCGCCCGGGCCGACGCCGTAGCGCTCGGTGATGCGGTCCTCCTCGACCTCGTCGGCCCAGTCCTCGAGCAGTCTGGCGGTCTTGAGCGCCGAGAGCCAGTCGTCGAACGCCTCGTCGAACTCGCTGGGCATCCGGCCGCAGAACTCCGACTCGCGCTCGTAGGCGAGTTCCGTGAACTCCTCCTCCTCGCCCGAGCGGAGGTAGAGCTGGTACATGTCCGGCGTGCGCGCGACGAGGTGGTAGAGTCCGAGCGCCGTGGGGCGGTCCTCGACGGCGCGGAGCCCGTCGATGATCTCGGCGGCGCTCATCGGGTCGAGATAGAGGCGGGAGACGGTGTGGCCCATCCCCGTCGCCTGCAACTGGCCGCCCTCGTCCTCGATGAACCCGTTCCGCTCCAGGTACGCCAGCATGTCGTCCATCACCTGTTCGAGGAAGGCGTCCTCGTCGGCCTGACTCGCATAGAGGGTCTCCTCGAGGAACTCCAGCAGCCCCTCGCGCGAGTCGGCGAACCCGGACGCGATGGTCGCGAGCAGGTGGGTCCGCATCGCCGGCTCCGCCGCGAGTTTCGACTGCACCGGCTCCGGGTCGGCCCAGACGTACCGCTCGAACAGCTCGTCCAGTTCGTCGTGGCTCTTCGCCAGCAGCAGCGCCTCCCCGTACGGGTCCATCCCGGGTCGCCCCGCGCGGCCCATCATCTGGTGCACTTCGAGCACCGACAGGGGCTGCATCCCGCCGGCCTCGCCGGAGTAGCGCCGCCAGTCCCGGACGACGACGCGGCGCGAGGGTGTGTTGACGCCCGCCGCGAGCGTGGGCGTCGCGGCGATACATTTGACGAGGCGGTCGCGGAAGGCGTCCTCGACGAGCGAGCGCATGGTGCTCGAGAGCCCTGCGTGGTGGAAGGCGGCGCCCTTCTCGACGGCGTCGGCCAGGTCCTCGCTGGTCTCGGTGTCGTTGTCGTCGCGGATCTCGGCGGCGATCTCGCGGAGCCGCGCCACCTCGTCGCCGTCGAGGTGGTCGTTCGTCACGTTCGCCAGGCGCTTGGCCGCACCCTCCGCGTTGCGGCGGCTGTTGACGAAGACGAGCGAGGAGCCGCGGCCGTCGCCGTGGCCGTCCTCGCCGTCCGCCCCGTCCCCGTCCTCGTCGGGCGTCAGCGTGTCCCGGACGATGCTCTCGGTGGCCTTCTCGGAGCCCTGGCTGGGGAGGTGCTCCTGGCTGCCGTCGTCGAAGTGGAGCGCCTCGCCGAAGTGGACGCCCTTGCGCAGTTCGATGGGCCGCCAGTCCGAGTCGACGAGGGCGGCGTCGAGCCACTCGGCCAGCGCGTCGGCGTTGCCGATGGTCGCCGACAGCGCCACCACCTGCAGCCCGGGGTTGATGCGCCGGAGTTTGGCCAGCGTCACCTCCAGCGTGGGGCCGCGCTGGGCGTCGTCTACGAGGTGGACCTCGTCGGCGACCACGCAGTCCAGCCGCGAGAGCCACGAGGCGTCGTTGCGGACCAGCGAGTCCACCTTCTCGGAGGTGGCGACGATGATGTCCTTCTCGCGGAGCCAGCGCTCCTCGGACTCGTAGTTCCCCGTCGAGACGCCGACGTCGACGCCGTAGCGCGAGAACTCCTCGAACTCCTCGCGCTTCTCGGAGGCCAGCGCCCGCAGCGGGACGATGTAGAGGGCCTTGCCGCCGCGCTGGACCGCCGACAGCATCGCCAGCTCCGCCACGAGGGTCTTCCCGGACGCCGTGGGGACCGAGGCGACCAGCGAGTCGCCCTGCGTCACCCCCGCCTCGACGGCCTCGGCCTGGGGCGGGTACAGCTCCTCGATACCGTCCGCACGGAGGTGCTCGGGGAGCCACTCCGGCACGCCCGCGACCTCGGAGACGTTCATTACCTGCGGGTGGGTCGTCGTCCCGTTTAAACTGTCGTGTGCGTGGGCGTGGGGGCCCGGGCGGCCCGCCCGCGGAGGACCTCTCGGCTCGGATACAGAAATCCGCTTCCGCGGTCGCTTATGGGGCTGGCTGTCCACCCAACGCTCGATGCGTCCCCGCGAACTCGTCGGCCTGCTGCGCAACCGCGACTTCGCCCTCCTCGTCGGCGGCCGGCTGGTCACCAACGCCGGTGACAGCCTCTACTACATCGCCGCGATGTGGCTGGTCTACGACCTGACCGGCTCGGAGCTGTTCACGGGCCTCGCGGGCTTCCTGACGATGGCGCCCGCGGCCCTGCAGTTCCTGTTCGGCCCGCTCGTCGACCGGACGCCGCTGGAGCGGCTGCTCGTCGGTACGCAGGTCGTCCAGGGACTGCTCGTCCTCGTGGTGCCGGCCGCGCACTACCTGGGTGTCCTCTCGGTCTGGGTCGTCCTGACGGTGATGCCGCTGCTGTCGCTGCTGAACCAGCCGGTCTACCCCGCGCAGAGCGCGGCGCTCCCGCGCATCGTCGACCGGGACGAACTGGTCGGTGCGAACTCCGTCCTGACGCTGGCGTACCAGGGTGTCAACGCCGGGTTCAACGCCCTCGGCGGCGTCGTCGTGGCCGCCTTCGGCGCCGTCACGCTGTTCCTCGTCGATTCGGTCACGTTCGCCGTCGCGACGATGCTCTTCCTCGGGCTGAACATCCCCGAGGCCGGCGCCGGCGATATCGACGACGAGGGGTCGGCCG from Haloglomus litoreum includes the following:
- a CDS encoding ATP-dependent DNA helicase; protein product: MNVSEVAGVPEWLPEHLRADGIEELYPPQAEAVEAGVTQGDSLVASVPTASGKTLVAELAMLSAVQRGGKALYIVPLRALASEKREEFEEFSRYGVDVGVSTGNYESEERWLREKDIIVATSEKVDSLVRNDASWLSRLDCVVADEVHLVDDAQRGPTLEVTLAKLRRINPGLQVVALSATIGNADALAEWLDAALVDSDWRPIELRKGVHFGEALHFDDGSQEHLPSQGSEKATESIVRDTLTPDEDGDGADGEDGHGDGRGSSLVFVNSRRNAEGAAKRLANVTNDHLDGDEVARLREIAAEIRDDNDTETSEDLADAVEKGAAFHHAGLSSTMRSLVEDAFRDRLVKCIAATPTLAAGVNTPSRRVVVRDWRRYSGEAGGMQPLSVLEVHQMMGRAGRPGMDPYGEALLLAKSHDELDELFERYVWADPEPVQSKLAAEPAMRTHLLATIASGFADSREGLLEFLEETLYASQADEDAFLEQVMDDMLAYLERNGFIEDEGGQLQATGMGHTVSRLYLDPMSAAEIIDGLRAVEDRPTALGLYHLVARTPDMYQLYLRSGEEEEFTELAYERESEFCGRMPSEFDEAFDDWLSALKTARLLEDWADEVEEDRITERYGVGPGDIRGKVDTAEWLLGAAEQLAAELDLGIAPAVREARVRVQHGVREELVDLAGVRGVGRKRARRLFEAGIEDREALRNANKPVVLGALRGREKTAESVLENAGHTDPDMADVEPDPDAAPVVDDADDEDQTSLGEF
- the cgi121 gene encoding KEOPS complex subunit Cgi121 codes for the protein MRLVEGIVHVAGGNDRAAEASAPETAPVFDDVDALVARLDEVASEHGVTVQAFDAGLVTGREHLERALELADRERARGEGIARDRAVEVLLYAAGRRQIDRALELGVGPGATPAVVLLDAEGEDGDEAAAADAVRALLEPAETLGDYDPARVRAFFDIEDAELAATDADLPALVHERVALLVVNR